Proteins found in one Pyrus communis chromosome 15, drPyrComm1.1, whole genome shotgun sequence genomic segment:
- the LOC137718720 gene encoding protein JINGUBANG-like, with product MLAEAESIPRSKFENLAHSAPNIPPSAGMVTDLDVEYPTRNSSASALSPACSLDPTRMSGECSPMTMSPWNNTSSSPLSKSRWQPFEESNVPPNGLIGSLLREEGHIYSLAATGDLLYTGSDSKNIRVWKNLKEFSGFKSNSGLVKAIVISGDKLFTGHQDGKIRVWRVSSKDQSVHKRAGTLPTMMDIFKYSVKPSNYVKVRRQKTLWIKHSDAVSCLSLSEDKKLLYSASWDRTLKVWRIETSKCIESIHAHDDAVNSVVASVEGMVYTGAADGTVKVWKKEQSAKITKHTLAQTLLKQESAVTALAASASGSIVYCGSSDGLVNFWEREKQLSHGGVLKGHKLAVLCLAAAGNLVFSGSADKTICVWRREGTIHTCLSVLSGHTGPVKCLAVEKDKDVNASKADEQRWIVYSGSLDKSVKVWGVSEQAPELTAMSHQRGGFDADSIPSDGSYSSSAGRGSSHKKRF from the coding sequence ATGTTGGCGGAGGCGGAGTCTATACCTCGGAGTAAGTTTGAAAACCTCGCGCATTCTGCCCCCAACATCCCCCCCTCCGCCGGCATGGTGACCGACCTCGACGTAGAATACCCGACACGGAACAGCAGTGCCTCCGCCCTCAGCCCGGCTTGCTCTCTTGACCCGACGCGAATGAGCGGTGAGTGTTCTCCGATGACAATGTCGCCATGGAACAACACCTCCAGTTCCCCCTTATCCAAGTCACGCTGGCAGCCGTTCGAGGAATCTAACGTTCCTCCGAACGGCCTTATTGGGTCTCTCCTCCGCGAGGAAGGCCATATCTACTCTCTCGCGGCCACAGGAGACCTGCTGTACACCGGTTCCGACAGCAAGAACATCCGGGTGTGGAAAAATCTCAAAGAATTCAGTGGATTCAAATCGAACAGTGGGCTCGTGAAAGCAATCGTCATTTCAGGCGACAAGCTCTTCACGGGTCACCAAGATGGAAAGATCCGGGTGTGGCGGGTCTCATCGAAAGACCAGAGCGTGCACAAACGCGCCGGGACTCTGCCTACAATGATGGATATCTTTAAATACTCCGTGAAACCCAGTAATTACGTTAAGGTGCGGCGGCAGAAGACGCTCTGGATCAAGCACTCCGACGCAGTTTCGTGCCTGAGCCTCAGTGAGGACAAGAAGCTTCTTTACTCTGCCTCCTGGGACAGGACGTTAAAAGTGTGGCGAATTGAAACCTCGAAATGCATCGAATCGATCCACGCGCACGACGACGCGGTGAACTCCGTCGTCGCGAGCGTGGAGGGGATGGTGTACACGGGGGCGGCGGACGGGACGGTTAAAGTTTGGAAGAAGGAGCAGAGCGCGAAGATCACCAAGCACACTCTGGCGCAGACTCTGCTGAAGCAGGAGAGCGCGGTGACCGCGCTCGCCGCCAGCGCGTCGGGGTCAATTGTTTACTGCGGATCGTCAGACGGGTTGGTGAATTTCTGGGAGCGGGAGAAGCAGCTGTCGCACGGCGGCGTGCTGAAGGGGCACAAGCTGGCGGTGCTCTGTTTGGCGGCGGCGGGGAACTTGGTATTCAGCGGGTCGGCGGATAAGACGATTTGCGTGTGGCGGAGGGAGGGAACGATCCACACGTGCCTGTCGGTTCTGTCCGGGCACACGGGGCCGGTGAAGTGCCTGGCGGTGGAAAAGGACAAGGATGTAAATGCGAGTAAAGCGGACGAGCAGCGTTGGATTGTGTATAGCGGGAGTCTGGATAAGTCGGTGAAGGTGTGGGGGGTGTCGGAGCAGGCGCCGGAGCTGACGGCGATGAGTCACCAGCGCGGGGGGTTCGATGCGGATTCGATTCCGTCGGATGGGAGTTATTCATCATCGGCGGGTCGGGGCAGCAGCCATAAGAAGAGGTTCTGA
- the LOC137718116 gene encoding inactive protein kinase SELMODRAFT_444075-like isoform X1 has protein sequence MVGQGGTAANTGGSADKVIVAVKAEKVISKTALAWALTHVVHPGDCVTLLAVFSTAKTGGKFWNFPRFTGDCGSRRREDLPDRICQISDSCSQMVLQFHSQIQVTVRIKVVLSTPGGVVAAEARCNGANWVVLDKKLKQERKHCMDELGCNIVMMNGTQPKVLRLNLACQDELQTPFFSAASSPGSHVGKFQGHHRMKHSTPVSSPEEPSSSYTRTTGEGSSSSYDTVTSLFLVYEQNPLFEGPRIGDRIPNDLEDPYEELETIGERLINLSKPQTSSAVTTQSVFWIPQNHIVDHGKPPTPQNSKNNHQPRSPNFLTLFEECSQFDQDTRIDKFDPKETPKKGYLINSSIRDAVSLGRTSSTPPPLCSLCQHKTPVFGKPPKQFSYKELEEATDTFSDINFLAEGGFGVVHRGVLRDGQVVAVKQLKFGGSQADADFCREVRVLSCAQQRNVVLLIGYCIEGKARVLVYEYICNSSLDFHLHGKRTRLDCELRLKIATGAARGLRYLHEDCRVGCIVHRDLRPNNILLTHDFEPLVADFGLARLYSEWEMSSEDRVIGTSGYLAPEYVDGGQITHKVDVYAFGIVLLELLTGRRITELQYAKGHRYLEEWLHPLATLEPHHILPTHYQLLDPDLASDENPDFPHQLQVLARAASLCLRRDPESRPPMSKVLRVLEGGDPVVPLGLDLNTAGSRSGHLPGLSSHRRPEARGSHSRTLSH, from the exons ATGGTCGGACAAGGAGGCACCGCCGCGAATACGGGCGGAAGCGCCGATAAAGTAATAGTGGCTGTGAAAGCAGAGAAGGTGATTTCGAAAACGGCATTGGCCTGGGCGCTCACTCACGTCGTTCACCCCGGCGACTGCGTGACCTTACTCGCCGTCTTCTCCACCGCTAAAACCG GTGGCAAGTTCTGGAACTTTCCGAGATTCACCGGAGATTGCGGGAGCCGTCGTCGGGAAGATTTGCCGGATCGGATTTGCCAGATCTCCGATTCGTGTTCGCAGATGGTTCTCCAGTTTCACAGCCAAATCCAG GTAACAGTGAGGATTAAGGTGGTATTAAGTACACCAGGTGGGGTTGTGGCGGCTGAAGCAAGATGCAACGGAGCCAATTGGGTCGTACTGGACAA AAAGTTGAAGCAAGAGCGGAAGCATTGCATGGATGAGCTTGGATGCAACATTGTCATGATGAATGGAACTCAGCCTAAAGTCCTGAGGCTCAATCTAGCATGCCAAGATGAACTCCAAACCCCATTCTTTTCTGCCGCTTCTTCACCAGGATCTCATGTTGGAAAATTTCAAGGGCATCATAGAATGAAGCATTCCACTCCGGTTAGCAGTCCTGAAGAACCAAGCTCCTCCTACACAAGAACCACGGGAGAAGGTTCATCATCAAGTTACGACACTGTGACTTCTCTTTTTCTCGTCTATGAACAGAATCCTCTTTTCGAAGGACCACGAATAGGAGACCGCATACCAAATGATTTAGAGGATCCGTATGAAGAACTTGAGACAATTGGAGAGAGGCTTATAAATCTATCTAAACCTCAAACGTCATCTGCAGTCACTACTCAGAGTGTCTTTTGGATCCCCCAAAATCACATTGTTGATCATGGAAAGCCCCCAACTCCCCAAAATAGTAAAAACAATCACCAACCAAGATCTCCCAATTTCCTTACTCTTTTTGAAGAGTGTTCACAATTTGATCAAGATACAAGGATAGATAAATTTGACCCGAAGGAAACCCCTAAGAAAGGGTACCTTATTAATTCTAGCATCAGGGATGCCGTTTCTTTGGGTAGAACCTCCTCAACACCTCCACCATTATGCTCTCTATGTCAACACAAAACACCGGTATTTGGGAAACCTCCAAAGCAGTTCTCATACAAAGAGTTGGAGGAAGCTACAGACACGTTCTCAGATATCAACTTCTTGGCAGAAGGTGGTTTCGGTGTGGTGCACAGGGGAGTTTTGAGAGACGGTCAAGTTGTTGCTGTGAAGCAGTTGAAGTTTGGTGGATCTCAAGCAGATGCTGACTTCTGCAGGGAAGTACGAGTATTGAGTTGTGCGCAACAGAGGAACGTTGTGTTGCTGATAGGGTATTGTATTGAAGGCAAGGCGAGGGTATTGGTTTATGAGTACATCTGCAACAGCTCGTTGGATTTCCATTTGCATG GGAAAAGAACCCGTCTAGATTGCGAATTGAGGCTAAAGATAGCAACAGGAGCAGCCCGTGGTCTACGATATCTGCACGAAGATTGTAGAGTGGGATGTATAGTACACAGAGACCTCCGACCCAACAACATCCTTCTAACCCACGATTTTGAACCTCTG GTTGCGGATTTTGGGCTTGCAAGATTGTACTCCGAATGGGAGATGAGCAGTGAGGACCGCGTGATTGGAACTTCAGG GTATCTGGCGCCGGAGTATGTGGATGGCGGGCAAATTACACATAAAGTTGATGTGTATGCATTTGGAATAGTTCTGTTAGAGCTTCTGACCGGTCGAAGAATCACTGAACTACAATATGCCAAGGGACATCGTTATTTAGAAGAATGGCTCCACCCACTAGCTACATTAGAGCCACACCACATCTTACCAACTCATTATCAGTTACTGGATCCGGACTTGGCCTCCGATGAAAATCCCGACTTTCCCCATCAACTACAGGTGCTGGCACGTGCTGCTTCTCTGTGTCTGCGTCGGGACCCTGAATCCAGACCCCCAATGTCAAAG GTGCTGAGAGTGCTAGAAGGCGGAGATCCAGTTGTTCCTCTAGGCCTAGACTTGAACACTGCTGGTAGTAGGAGTGGTCATTTGCCTGGACTGAGCTCACATAGGCGACCCGAAGCAAGAGGAAGCCATTCTCGTACATTATCGCATTGA
- the LOC137718116 gene encoding inactive protein kinase SELMODRAFT_444075-like isoform X2 gives MCFATCRGVCMELSKRIVSSVTVRIKVVLSTPGGVVAAEARCNGANWVVLDKKLKQERKHCMDELGCNIVMMNGTQPKVLRLNLACQDELQTPFFSAASSPGSHVGKFQGHHRMKHSTPVSSPEEPSSSYTRTTGEGSSSSYDTVTSLFLVYEQNPLFEGPRIGDRIPNDLEDPYEELETIGERLINLSKPQTSSAVTTQSVFWIPQNHIVDHGKPPTPQNSKNNHQPRSPNFLTLFEECSQFDQDTRIDKFDPKETPKKGYLINSSIRDAVSLGRTSSTPPPLCSLCQHKTPVFGKPPKQFSYKELEEATDTFSDINFLAEGGFGVVHRGVLRDGQVVAVKQLKFGGSQADADFCREVRVLSCAQQRNVVLLIGYCIEGKARVLVYEYICNSSLDFHLHGKRTRLDCELRLKIATGAARGLRYLHEDCRVGCIVHRDLRPNNILLTHDFEPLVADFGLARLYSEWEMSSEDRVIGTSGYLAPEYVDGGQITHKVDVYAFGIVLLELLTGRRITELQYAKGHRYLEEWLHPLATLEPHHILPTHYQLLDPDLASDENPDFPHQLQVLARAASLCLRRDPESRPPMSKVLRVLEGGDPVVPLGLDLNTAGSRSGHLPGLSSHRRPEARGSHSRTLSH, from the exons ATGTGCTTTGCAACATGTCGTGGGGTGTGCATGGAATTATCAAAAAGGATCGTATCTTCT GTAACAGTGAGGATTAAGGTGGTATTAAGTACACCAGGTGGGGTTGTGGCGGCTGAAGCAAGATGCAACGGAGCCAATTGGGTCGTACTGGACAA AAAGTTGAAGCAAGAGCGGAAGCATTGCATGGATGAGCTTGGATGCAACATTGTCATGATGAATGGAACTCAGCCTAAAGTCCTGAGGCTCAATCTAGCATGCCAAGATGAACTCCAAACCCCATTCTTTTCTGCCGCTTCTTCACCAGGATCTCATGTTGGAAAATTTCAAGGGCATCATAGAATGAAGCATTCCACTCCGGTTAGCAGTCCTGAAGAACCAAGCTCCTCCTACACAAGAACCACGGGAGAAGGTTCATCATCAAGTTACGACACTGTGACTTCTCTTTTTCTCGTCTATGAACAGAATCCTCTTTTCGAAGGACCACGAATAGGAGACCGCATACCAAATGATTTAGAGGATCCGTATGAAGAACTTGAGACAATTGGAGAGAGGCTTATAAATCTATCTAAACCTCAAACGTCATCTGCAGTCACTACTCAGAGTGTCTTTTGGATCCCCCAAAATCACATTGTTGATCATGGAAAGCCCCCAACTCCCCAAAATAGTAAAAACAATCACCAACCAAGATCTCCCAATTTCCTTACTCTTTTTGAAGAGTGTTCACAATTTGATCAAGATACAAGGATAGATAAATTTGACCCGAAGGAAACCCCTAAGAAAGGGTACCTTATTAATTCTAGCATCAGGGATGCCGTTTCTTTGGGTAGAACCTCCTCAACACCTCCACCATTATGCTCTCTATGTCAACACAAAACACCGGTATTTGGGAAACCTCCAAAGCAGTTCTCATACAAAGAGTTGGAGGAAGCTACAGACACGTTCTCAGATATCAACTTCTTGGCAGAAGGTGGTTTCGGTGTGGTGCACAGGGGAGTTTTGAGAGACGGTCAAGTTGTTGCTGTGAAGCAGTTGAAGTTTGGTGGATCTCAAGCAGATGCTGACTTCTGCAGGGAAGTACGAGTATTGAGTTGTGCGCAACAGAGGAACGTTGTGTTGCTGATAGGGTATTGTATTGAAGGCAAGGCGAGGGTATTGGTTTATGAGTACATCTGCAACAGCTCGTTGGATTTCCATTTGCATG GGAAAAGAACCCGTCTAGATTGCGAATTGAGGCTAAAGATAGCAACAGGAGCAGCCCGTGGTCTACGATATCTGCACGAAGATTGTAGAGTGGGATGTATAGTACACAGAGACCTCCGACCCAACAACATCCTTCTAACCCACGATTTTGAACCTCTG GTTGCGGATTTTGGGCTTGCAAGATTGTACTCCGAATGGGAGATGAGCAGTGAGGACCGCGTGATTGGAACTTCAGG GTATCTGGCGCCGGAGTATGTGGATGGCGGGCAAATTACACATAAAGTTGATGTGTATGCATTTGGAATAGTTCTGTTAGAGCTTCTGACCGGTCGAAGAATCACTGAACTACAATATGCCAAGGGACATCGTTATTTAGAAGAATGGCTCCACCCACTAGCTACATTAGAGCCACACCACATCTTACCAACTCATTATCAGTTACTGGATCCGGACTTGGCCTCCGATGAAAATCCCGACTTTCCCCATCAACTACAGGTGCTGGCACGTGCTGCTTCTCTGTGTCTGCGTCGGGACCCTGAATCCAGACCCCCAATGTCAAAG GTGCTGAGAGTGCTAGAAGGCGGAGATCCAGTTGTTCCTCTAGGCCTAGACTTGAACACTGCTGGTAGTAGGAGTGGTCATTTGCCTGGACTGAGCTCACATAGGCGACCCGAAGCAAGAGGAAGCCATTCTCGTACATTATCGCATTGA